A genomic window from Bacteroidota bacterium includes:
- the ruvC gene encoding crossover junction endodeoxyribonuclease RuvC yields the protein MPSPPPEPGPAQLPAEARQRNTDRIILGVDPGTQVTGYAFIQVGGRHPQLLSLGVIELKKLADHPMKLKRIFDRLLGMIEAFLPDEMAIEAPFQGKNVQSMLKLGRAQGVAIAAALQRDVPVVEYAPTKVKMAVTGRGAASKAQVAGMLAHLMPELKQQGPLLPDATDALAVALCHYLQSSGGLASPGRYSGWEAFVKQNPGRKRG from the coding sequence ATGCCCAGCCCCCCGCCCGAACCTGGCCCCGCCCAGCTGCCTGCCGAGGCGCGCCAGCGGAACACGGACCGCATCATCCTGGGGGTGGACCCCGGCACGCAGGTAACAGGCTATGCCTTTATCCAGGTGGGCGGGCGGCACCCCCAGCTGCTGAGCCTGGGGGTTATAGAGCTGAAGAAGCTGGCAGACCACCCCATGAAGCTCAAGCGCATCTTCGACCGGCTCCTTGGCATGATCGAGGCCTTCCTGCCAGACGAGATGGCCATAGAGGCACCCTTCCAGGGTAAAAACGTACAGAGCATGCTGAAGCTGGGCCGCGCCCAGGGGGTGGCCATTGCCGCAGCCCTGCAGCGGGATGTGCCAGTGGTGGAGTATGCCCCCACCAAGGTGAAGATGGCGGTAACGGGCCGCGGGGCTGCCAGCAAAGCCCAGGTGGCAGGCATGCTGGCCCACCTGATGCCCGAGCTGAAGCAGCAGGGCCCCCTGCTGCCCGATGCTACCGATGCCCTGGCAGTAGCCCTGTGCCACTATCTGCAGAGCAGTGGCGGCCTGGCCAGCCCAGGCCGATACAGCGGCTGGGAGGCCTTTGTGAAGCAGAACCCGGGCAGAAAGCGCGGGTAG
- a CDS encoding porin family protein, producing MRVHASFYLLVLAALYGTVWAQAAPPATPRKQPMLQLGVGFSGVTYLGDHNYRNESYYRIHPAAHLSLQFDNYRRVSPQLNFSFSRIRAENRDLAPQAGVQPNTFFSTRYFSLDLRMRIRFNRLGRLRPHLAPGLGLLSYTPQDRVGNSLANQLDTRKEGEDYSSTTILFPLNLGVTYRLNELVSLGADFTHFLTGTDYFDNVGELGPRSGNDRLQELSFTVYITPSQRERAGRR from the coding sequence ATGCGTGTACATGCTTCTTTTTACTTGCTGGTGCTGGCTGCCCTGTATGGCACCGTTTGGGCACAGGCAGCGCCGCCCGCTACCCCGCGCAAGCAGCCCATGCTGCAGCTGGGCGTGGGCTTCTCTGGCGTAACCTATCTGGGCGACCACAACTACAGGAACGAATCCTATTATCGCATACACCCGGCGGCCCACCTTAGTCTGCAGTTCGATAACTACAGGCGTGTGAGCCCGCAGCTTAATTTTTCCTTTTCCCGCATCCGGGCCGAGAACCGAGACCTTGCCCCCCAGGCGGGTGTGCAGCCCAACACCTTCTTCAGTACCCGCTACTTCAGCCTCGATCTGCGTATGCGCATACGGTTCAACCGCCTGGGCCGCCTACGCCCCCACCTGGCCCCCGGCCTGGGCCTGCTGAGCTATACGCCGCAGGACCGAGTGGGCAATAGCCTGGCAAACCAGCTGGATACCCGCAAGGAGGGGGAGGACTATAGCAGCACCACGATCCTGTTTCCACTAAACCTCGGCGTTACGTATCGGCTAAACGAGCTGGTGTCGCTCGGGGCCGATTTCACCCATTTTCTTACCGGTACAGATTACTTCGACAATGTGGGCGAACTGGGCCCACGTTCGGGCAATGATCGCCTGCAGGAACTCAGTTTTACTGTGTACATCACGCCCAGCCAACGCGAACGCGCGGGCAGGCGCTAG
- a CDS encoding homoserine dehydrogenase, translating into MSPKREIKIGLFGFGVVGQGLYDVLSSSKGIRADVVRICVKDPAKPRRLPMEHFTFDKNDILHDDQINLIVELIDNADDAFEIVKEAMSRGKDVVSANKKMIAEHFAELYELQRKHNVSLIYEASACGSIPIIRTLEEYYDNELLNSVQGIFNGTTNYILTKQIAENLDYNTALRQAQELGFAESNPFLDVHGYDAKYKLCIIAAHAFGLRVPEQEIFNYGITTVSPFDVRIAREKSYKLKLVAQALKIKDKLVLFVLPMMVPKHSLLYNVEEEYNAVLVEGVFSDKQFFQGKGAGSYPTGSAVLSDVSATTYGYKYEYKKENQHSLTFTNDAVLEIYLRYADEATLKQFNFISIHERHSEEDTGFYYVVGYIKLSSLMAIPRLAELDAFVALTPRCDVQLA; encoded by the coding sequence ATGAGTCCTAAGAGAGAGATAAAAATCGGTTTATTTGGCTTTGGCGTAGTGGGCCAGGGCTTGTACGACGTATTGAGCAGCAGCAAGGGCATCCGCGCGGATGTGGTGCGTATCTGCGTGAAAGACCCCGCCAAACCGCGCCGCCTGCCCATGGAGCATTTCACCTTCGACAAAAACGATATCCTGCACGACGACCAAATCAACCTCATTGTAGAACTCATAGACAATGCAGACGATGCCTTTGAGATTGTAAAGGAGGCCATGAGCCGGGGAAAGGATGTGGTTTCGGCCAATAAGAAAATGATAGCCGAGCACTTTGCCGAGCTATATGAGCTGCAACGCAAGCACAACGTAAGCCTGATCTACGAAGCATCGGCCTGCGGCAGCATCCCCATTATCCGCACCCTGGAGGAATACTACGATAACGAACTGCTGAACAGCGTGCAGGGTATCTTCAATGGCACGACCAACTACATCCTGACCAAGCAGATAGCCGAAAATCTGGACTACAATACGGCGCTCAGGCAGGCTCAGGAGCTGGGTTTTGCCGAGAGCAATCCCTTTCTGGACGTGCATGGCTACGATGCCAAGTATAAGCTCTGCATTATTGCGGCCCATGCCTTTGGGCTGCGCGTGCCTGAGCAGGAGATTTTCAACTACGGCATTACAACCGTGTCGCCCTTTGATGTGCGCATAGCACGTGAGAAGAGCTACAAGCTGAAACTGGTAGCCCAGGCACTGAAGATAAAGGACAAGCTGGTGCTCTTTGTGCTGCCCATGATGGTGCCCAAGCATAGCCTGCTGTATAATGTAGAGGAGGAATACAATGCCGTACTGGTAGAGGGCGTGTTTTCGGACAAGCAGTTTTTTCAGGGTAAGGGAGCCGGAAGCTATCCAACCGGATCTGCCGTACTGTCTGACGTAAGCGCCACCACCTACGGCTACAAGTACGAATACAAAAAAGAAAACCAGCACAGCCTGACCTTTACCAACGATGCCGTGCTGGAGATCTACCTGCGCTATGCAGATGAGGCTACGCTAAAGCAGTTCAACTTCATCAGCATCCACGAGCGCCACAGCGAGGAGGACACCGGGTTCTACTACGTGGTGGGCTACATCAAGCTAAGCAGCCTGATGGCTATCCCCCGGCTGGCCGAACTGGATGCCTTTGTGGCCCTCACCCCGCGCTGCGACGTGCAGCTGGCGTGA
- a CDS encoding ABC-F family ATP-binding cassette domain-containing protein — protein MAVNLVSAEQLSKTYGDKVLFEGINLGLSQGDKVALVARNGTGKSTLLSVLAGTEAPDAGQVVWRKGVRVGTLLQEPELDPEATVLDCILYADDPVQQAIRHYERLIHQAVPDQAALDQALAEMDAQQAWDFEARVHQVLDVFGLTPQLETPSRRLSGGQRKRLALARLLLSEPDVLLLDEPTNHLDLDMIEWLEAWLLRTRATLLLITHDRWFLDAVCSRIWELEGGRLIPYEGNYAYYLEKKAEREAAENAQQDKMRAYLRKELEWLQRQPKARTTKSKARIDQYHEKSEAMPSRKAEPELLFQIKTTPIGGKVLDFKSVRVRLGDRLLIRKFTYAFKRQERVGIVGKNGVGKSTLLRLIMGEIDPEAGKVEVGESIVPGYYRQDGLVHRPGQKVLEVITDIAESLPLQNGSTLPAAQFLNRFGFPYGMHRTEVERLSGGERRRLHLLTVLIRNPNLLILDEPTNDLDLPTLNLLEEFLMHYQGCLVIVSHDRYFLDRLVDHLFVLEGDGEIHDFNGNYQQWQSQRLAQAEQKKMPEPTKVREQPAIADGGQPEKPKVRLSYKEQREYAQLEQQIALLEARVAELERQMSSGVLDHEALAALSADFVAQQKLLDSATDRWMQLAEYAD, from the coding sequence ATGGCAGTCAACCTGGTAAGCGCGGAGCAGTTAAGCAAGACCTATGGCGACAAGGTACTCTTTGAGGGGATAAACCTGGGCCTCAGCCAGGGCGACAAGGTGGCCTTGGTGGCCCGAAACGGCACCGGCAAGAGCACCCTGCTCTCTGTGCTGGCTGGCACCGAGGCACCCGATGCCGGCCAGGTAGTGTGGCGCAAGGGTGTGCGGGTGGGCACCCTGCTACAGGAACCAGAGCTGGACCCGGAGGCCACCGTGCTGGACTGCATCCTGTATGCCGACGACCCCGTGCAGCAGGCCATTCGGCACTACGAGCGGCTGATACACCAGGCCGTGCCCGACCAAGCCGCGCTAGACCAGGCCCTGGCCGAGATGGACGCACAGCAGGCCTGGGACTTCGAGGCACGTGTGCATCAGGTACTGGATGTATTCGGCCTAACCCCCCAGCTGGAAACCCCAAGTAGGCGCCTGAGTGGCGGGCAGCGCAAGCGCCTGGCCCTGGCACGCCTGCTGCTGAGCGAGCCAGACGTGCTGCTGCTGGATGAGCCCACCAACCACCTGGACCTGGACATGATAGAGTGGCTGGAGGCCTGGCTGCTGCGCACCCGCGCCACCCTGCTACTCATTACCCACGACCGATGGTTCCTGGATGCCGTGTGTAGCCGAATATGGGAGCTGGAGGGTGGCAGGCTAATCCCCTACGAGGGCAACTATGCCTACTACCTGGAGAAGAAGGCCGAGCGAGAAGCCGCAGAAAACGCCCAGCAAGACAAGATGCGGGCCTACCTGCGCAAAGAACTGGAATGGCTGCAGCGCCAGCCCAAGGCACGTACCACAAAGAGCAAGGCCCGCATAGACCAGTACCACGAAAAGAGCGAGGCCATGCCCAGCCGAAAGGCCGAGCCAGAGCTGCTATTCCAGATCAAGACCACACCCATAGGGGGAAAGGTGCTGGACTTCAAGAGTGTGCGCGTGCGGCTGGGAGACCGCCTGCTGATCCGTAAGTTTACCTACGCCTTCAAGCGGCAAGAGCGCGTGGGCATTGTGGGCAAGAACGGCGTGGGCAAGAGCACCCTGCTGCGCCTCATTATGGGCGAGATAGACCCCGAGGCCGGCAAGGTGGAAGTGGGCGAAAGCATTGTGCCAGGCTACTACCGCCAGGATGGCCTGGTGCACCGGCCGGGGCAGAAGGTGCTGGAGGTGATAACCGACATAGCCGAGAGCCTGCCACTGCAGAATGGCAGCACCCTGCCCGCCGCGCAGTTTCTCAACCGTTTCGGCTTCCCCTACGGGATGCACCGCACCGAGGTGGAACGCCTGAGTGGGGGCGAGCGCCGCCGCCTGCACCTGCTCACAGTGCTCATCCGCAACCCGAATCTGCTCATCCTGGATGAGCCTACCAACGACCTGGACCTGCCCACCCTGAACCTGCTGGAGGAGTTCCTGATGCACTACCAGGGCTGCCTGGTTATTGTGAGCCACGACCGATACTTTCTGGACCGGCTGGTAGATCACCTCTTTGTGCTGGAGGGCGATGGAGAGATCCACGACTTTAATGGAAACTACCAGCAGTGGCAGAGCCAGCGGCTGGCACAGGCAGAACAAAAGAAGATGCCCGAGCCAACCAAGGTGCGCGAACAGCCGGCGATAGCCGACGGTGGCCAGCCGGAAAAACCCAAGGTACGGCTCAGCTACAAGGAGCAGCGGGAGTATGCGCAGCTGGAACAGCAGATAGCCCTGCTGGAAGCCCGCGTAGCCGAGCTGGAGCGCCAGATGAGTAGCGGAGTGCTGGATCACGAAGCGCTGGCAGCCCTCAGTGCCGATTTTGTGGCCCAACAGAAGCTGCTGGATTCAGCTACCGACCGCTGGATGCAGCTGGCCGAGTATGCAGACTAG
- a CDS encoding polyprenyl synthetase family protein — translation MGLTLEDIQAPILDELEQFEEHFRGAVKSRILLLDKIMHYMIRRKGKQMRPMFVLLSAKLCGGIQPATYRGAALIELLHTATLIHDDVVDDANERRGFFSINALWKNKIAVLIGDFLLSRGLLMSLEHDDYTLLKITSKAVKLMSEGELLQIEKARRLNIDEVVYFEIIRQKTASLIASCCESGASSAGAPVDTVEQMRHFGELVGMAFQIKDDLFDYGGSKSGKPTGIDLKEKKMTLPLIHTLNKSSWMERRKLINIVKNHNTNPRQVKYLVDFVEAAGGLSYSETMMHRFADDALAILKEFPDTAASTSLRDLVNYTIERER, via the coding sequence ATGGGCCTTACGCTGGAAGACATACAGGCTCCGATTTTGGACGAACTCGAGCAGTTTGAAGAACATTTTCGGGGAGCGGTGAAGAGCCGTATACTGCTGCTTGACAAGATTATGCACTACATGATCCGGCGCAAGGGCAAGCAAATGCGACCCATGTTTGTGCTGCTGAGTGCCAAGCTGTGCGGCGGCATACAGCCTGCCACCTACCGGGGGGCCGCCCTCATTGAGCTGCTGCACACCGCCACCCTGATTCATGACGATGTGGTGGATGATGCGAATGAGCGCCGGGGCTTCTTCAGCATCAATGCGCTCTGGAAAAACAAGATTGCCGTCCTTATTGGCGACTTTCTGCTAAGCCGCGGGCTGCTGATGAGCCTGGAGCACGATGACTATACCCTGCTGAAGATTACCAGCAAGGCCGTGAAGCTGATGAGTGAGGGTGAGCTGCTGCAAATAGAAAAAGCCCGGCGGCTGAATATAGATGAGGTTGTGTATTTCGAGATCATCCGGCAGAAGACAGCCAGCCTGATTGCCAGCTGCTGCGAGAGCGGTGCCAGCAGTGCCGGGGCCCCTGTGGATACGGTGGAACAGATGCGACACTTTGGCGAGCTGGTGGGCATGGCTTTCCAGATCAAGGACGACCTCTTTGACTACGGGGGTAGCAAGAGCGGCAAGCCCACGGGCATAGACCTGAAAGAGAAGAAAATGACGCTGCCACTCATCCACACGCTGAACAAAAGCAGCTGGATGGAGCGCCGAAAGCTGATTAATATTGTGAAGAACCACAATACCAACCCCAGGCAGGTAAAGTATCTGGTAGACTTTGTGGAAGCCGCAGGCGGCCTGAGCTATAGCGAAACGATGATGCACCGTTTTGCCGATGATGCCCTGGCTATCCTGAAGGAGTTTCCGGATACGGCGGCCAGTACCAGCCTGCGCGACCTGGTGAACTACACCATAGAGCGCGAACGCTAG
- a CDS encoding ABC transporter ATP-binding protein/permease has product MPHPPRSRSILRRLLAFLRPYRGLFVVGLLLTIAMSVVGPLRPLVMQRVLDGPIAAGDSQGLLQGGLLLLALTLLNSVFNYFQINLTSLLGQNIINDMRQQVFSHLLSLRTQYFDRMAIGALQTRAINDIQTLNTVFSTTLVTILGELLQLAFILGIMFWMSWSLTLVILCLMPLIILGTWLFKRFVEPAFRRVRHHVSELNAFTQEHITGMLVTQLFHRQQEESRRFDELNRQHRRAHLDTVLAYSIFFPVIEILTALGLALLVWYGSRSSLQGDTTLGELTAFIMFINMFFRPIRQIADQFNTLQLGIVSAERVFKVLDTTEFIENNPPTADSDRIYADPSIRFEQVHFSYLPDEPILRGIDFEVAAGTTTALVGATGSGKSTIINILMRLYEPQKGCIYVAGQDVRAYDLFALRRSMGLVLQDVFLFSGSVYENITLHNTAITRERVLQAVDEVQARAFIERLPGGLDHRVGERGVNLSTGQRQLLSFIRVLVHNPAILLLDEATSNIDTELEGILQAALQRVMQHRTSIVVAHRLSTIQHADQILAMRKGEVIERGTHQSLLQQGGYYKKLFDLQYGQPVRN; this is encoded by the coding sequence ATGCCACATCCCCCCCGTTCCCGCTCCATTTTGCGCCGCCTGCTGGCCTTTCTCCGGCCCTATCGGGGGTTGTTTGTGGTAGGCCTGCTGCTTACCATTGCCATGAGCGTGGTGGGCCCCCTGCGGCCCCTCGTTATGCAGCGGGTGCTGGATGGGCCTATTGCCGCCGGAGACAGCCAGGGGCTGCTACAGGGCGGACTGCTGCTGCTGGCTCTCACGCTCCTGAATAGTGTGTTCAACTATTTTCAGATCAATCTTACGAGCCTGTTGGGCCAAAATATCATAAACGACATGCGCCAGCAGGTATTTAGCCACCTGCTAAGCCTGCGTACCCAGTACTTTGACCGGATGGCCATTGGCGCGCTGCAAACCCGCGCCATCAACGATATACAGACGCTCAATACCGTCTTTAGCACCACGCTGGTTACCATCCTGGGCGAGCTGCTTCAGCTGGCCTTTATCCTGGGCATTATGTTCTGGATGAGCTGGTCGCTCACCCTGGTCATCCTGTGCCTGATGCCGCTCATCATCCTGGGCACCTGGCTTTTCAAGCGGTTTGTAGAACCAGCCTTTCGGCGTGTGCGCCATCATGTGAGCGAGCTGAATGCCTTTACGCAGGAGCATATTACCGGCATGCTGGTTACGCAGCTGTTTCACCGCCAGCAGGAGGAGAGCCGGCGCTTTGATGAGCTGAACCGCCAGCACCGGCGCGCGCACCTGGATACGGTACTGGCCTATAGCATCTTCTTTCCGGTTATCGAGATCCTGACAGCCCTGGGTCTGGCCCTGCTGGTGTGGTATGGCAGCCGCAGCAGCCTGCAGGGCGATACCACCCTGGGCGAGCTTACGGCTTTCATCATGTTTATCAACATGTTTTTCAGGCCTATACGCCAGATAGCCGATCAGTTCAACACCTTGCAGCTCGGCATTGTGAGTGCCGAGCGTGTGTTTAAGGTGCTGGATACCACAGAGTTTATTGAGAACAATCCGCCCACAGCCGATTCCGATCGGATATATGCCGACCCAAGTATCCGCTTTGAGCAGGTTCACTTTTCCTATCTGCCGGATGAGCCAATCCTGAGGGGGATTGACTTTGAGGTGGCTGCGGGTACTACCACGGCCCTTGTGGGGGCCACCGGCTCGGGCAAGAGCACCATCATAAATATACTGATGCGCCTATACGAGCCACAAAAGGGCTGTATCTACGTTGCCGGGCAAGATGTGCGGGCCTACGACCTGTTTGCCCTCCGGCGCAGCATGGGCCTGGTGCTGCAGGACGTGTTCCTTTTCTCGGGTTCGGTATATGAGAATATTACCCTGCACAACACGGCCATTACGCGCGAGCGGGTGCTGCAGGCGGTGGATGAGGTGCAGGCACGCGCCTTTATAGAGCGGCTACCGGGTGGGCTGGACCACCGGGTGGGAGAGCGGGGCGTAAACCTGAGCACCGGGCAGCGGCAGCTGCTCAGCTTTATCCGCGTGCTGGTGCACAACCCCGCTATCCTGCTGCTGGATGAGGCTACCTCTAACATCGATACCGAGCTGGAGGGCATCCTGCAGGCAGCACTGCAGCGCGTAATGCAGCACCGAACCAGCATCGTGGTGGCGCACCGGCTCAGCACCATACAGCATGCAGACCAGATACTGGCTATGCGCAAGGGCGAGGTGATAGAACGGGGCACGCACCAGAGCCTGCTGCAGCAGGGTGGGTATTACAAGAAGCTCTTCGACCTGCAGTATGGGCAGCCTGTGCGAAATTGA
- a CDS encoding polyprenol monophosphomannose synthase produces MQPPSAQALVIVPTYNERENIHALVERVLELKEQFDLLIVDDSSPDGTAGAVRQLQRQYPGRLHLEERTGKLGLGTAYLHGFRWGLARGYAYLFEMDADFSHDPADLPRLYEACAVGRFDLAIGSRYCRGVNVVNWPMSRVLLSYGASWYVRLITGMPIRDATAGFICYRRAVLEAILAEPVKFVGYAFQIEMKHKAWRMGFRFKELPIIFTDRQAGQSKMSQNIIQEAIWGVLWLTVTGWFRKSYH; encoded by the coding sequence ATGCAGCCACCTAGCGCGCAGGCACTTGTTATTGTGCCCACCTACAATGAGCGTGAAAACATACACGCCCTGGTAGAACGGGTGCTGGAGCTGAAGGAGCAGTTTGACCTGCTGATCGTGGACGATAGCTCGCCCGACGGAACGGCTGGGGCGGTGCGGCAGCTACAGCGGCAATATCCCGGCAGGCTGCACCTGGAGGAACGTACGGGCAAGCTGGGCCTGGGCACAGCCTACCTGCACGGTTTCCGCTGGGGGCTGGCGCGTGGCTATGCGTATCTGTTCGAGATGGATGCCGACTTTAGCCACGACCCTGCCGACCTACCCCGCCTGTACGAGGCCTGTGCAGTGGGCCGTTTCGACCTGGCCATTGGTAGCCGCTACTGCCGGGGGGTGAATGTGGTAAACTGGCCCATGTCTCGCGTACTGCTTAGCTACGGGGCCAGCTGGTACGTGCGCCTGATAACGGGCATGCCCATCCGCGATGCCACGGCCGGTTTCATCTGCTATCGGCGGGCTGTACTAGAGGCTATCCTGGCTGAGCCAGTCAAGTTTGTGGGCTATGCCTTCCAGATCGAGATGAAGCATAAGGCCTGGCGCATGGGCTTCCGGTTCAAGGAGCTGCCCATCATTTTTACCGACCGGCAGGCCGGGCAGAGCAAGATGTCGCAAAACATCATCCAAGAGGCCATATGGGGTGTGCTCTGGCTTACTGTTACCGGCTGGTTTCGCAAGTCTTACCACTAG
- a CDS encoding pyridoxal-phosphate dependent enzyme yields MWHSNILDTLGNTPMVRLNQVVQNLKCTVLAKVEYFNPGNSVKDRIAVEMVTEAERTGKLKPGGTIIEGTSGNTGFGLALAAVVRGYRLICTITDKQSQEKIDILRSLGAEVIVCPTNVEPEDPQSYYSVAKRLAAEIPNSFYPNQYDNLANRIAHYKTTGPEIWTQTEGRVTHFVAGMGTCGTITGVSTYLKEKNPNIVTIGIDTYGSLFQKLHETGEIDLNEVYPYATEGIGEDFVPQNLDLGKIDKILKVSDKDAAIMTRKLARLEGLFVGWSCGSAVHGALEYARNLGPKDVVVIILPDHGTRYLAKVYNDQWMKDRGYLDEGSLVTAREILSRKNPSPLLQLQADQTVEEAIQLMRMHNISQVPVYKAQDIVGSLNESSVLNRLLDNPHMKSLPITEVMSDPFPFVLPTTRIDVISKMMTREMPAVIVQKEDGSQDIITKSDLITVLAG; encoded by the coding sequence ATGTGGCATTCAAATATTCTCGATACGCTGGGCAACACCCCCATGGTACGCCTGAACCAGGTAGTGCAGAACCTGAAATGCACCGTGCTGGCCAAGGTAGAATACTTTAACCCGGGCAATAGTGTAAAAGACCGCATAGCCGTAGAGATGGTTACAGAGGCCGAACGAACCGGCAAGCTGAAACCAGGCGGCACCATTATAGAGGGCACCAGCGGCAATACCGGCTTTGGCCTGGCCCTGGCGGCTGTGGTGCGTGGCTACCGCCTGATATGCACCATTACCGACAAGCAGAGCCAGGAGAAGATAGACATCCTGCGCAGCCTGGGAGCCGAGGTAATCGTGTGCCCCACCAACGTGGAGCCAGAGGACCCGCAGAGCTACTACAGCGTAGCCAAACGCCTGGCAGCCGAGATACCCAACAGCTTCTACCCCAACCAGTATGACAACCTGGCCAACCGAATAGCCCACTACAAAACCACCGGGCCCGAAATATGGACGCAGACCGAAGGCCGGGTAACACACTTTGTAGCCGGCATGGGTACCTGCGGCACCATTACCGGTGTAAGCACCTATCTGAAAGAAAAGAACCCCAACATCGTAACCATCGGGATAGATACCTATGGATCGCTTTTCCAGAAACTGCACGAAACCGGCGAGATAGACCTCAACGAGGTGTACCCCTACGCCACCGAGGGCATAGGGGAAGACTTTGTGCCCCAAAACCTGGACTTGGGCAAAATAGACAAGATCCTGAAAGTGAGCGACAAGGATGCCGCCATCATGACCCGGAAGCTGGCACGCTTGGAGGGCCTGTTTGTGGGCTGGAGCTGCGGCAGTGCTGTGCACGGTGCCCTGGAGTATGCCCGGAACCTGGGCCCAAAGGATGTGGTGGTCATCATCCTGCCAGACCACGGCACACGCTACCTGGCCAAGGTATACAATGACCAGTGGATGAAAGACCGGGGCTACCTGGACGAAGGCAGCCTGGTAACCGCCCGCGAGATCCTGAGCCGAAAAAACCCAAGCCCGCTGCTACAGCTACAGGCAGACCAAACAGTGGAAGAGGCCATACAGCTCATGCGGATGCACAACATAAGCCAGGTGCCGGTGTACAAGGCACAGGACATAGTGGGCAGCCTGAACGAAAGCAGTGTGCTGAACCGCCTGCTGGACAATCCGCACATGAAGAGCCTACCCATTACCGAGGTGATGAGCGACCCCTTCCCCTTTGTGCTGCCCACCACCCGCATAGACGTCATCAGCAAGATGATGACCAGAGAAATGCCCGCTGTCATTGTACAGAAGGAAGATGGCAGCCAAGACATCATTACCAAGAGCGACCTGATAACCGTACTGGCTGGCTAG